TGGAATGCCGGTCTTTATAGTGTTATTCTGCGGACAACGATCACATGGCAGCATGGTGCCACCTCCTTAAAAATGAGTATAAAAAAGGACGGCCTGAAGGTCGTCCAAAAACAAATCCATTTTTAGCTATTTGACTGTTGTATTATAAAAACTTTTAACTTCATCTATAAATGGTTCCATAATTTTAAAGGCATCAATTGCCTCTTTGATTTTTGGCCTGTAATTAGTTTCATAGGCTTTTAAAATATGGACATTATTTCTCAAACGATATAAACTAACGATTTTGTCTTTTGTATTTTGTGAAATTATGCCTTTACTGACGGCAAAATCCGTCTTAAGATCTATTGTTTCTAACTTTATTGGCTTTTTGACCATTTTTTTAGTACATGGCAGATAGTTCTGCGATTTATATGTGACTTTCAATACTTGCATTATAGACTTGTTTAAATGGTACTCTGTTCGCAGATACTTTTTTTGAAAATCATTTTTAAAATATTTTTCAATCGTATATTCGAGGATTGCTTCATATATGGAAGCGTACTGTATAATTTGAAATTTTAAAATAGCATAATACTTAGCCTTTGATAACCTAAGTCCGCTCATAATTTTATACATAAAACGAGCTTGATAAAAAGCTTCCCCTAAATGCTTTACTATATTAGTATCATGCAGAAAACTAAAATAGTTTTCAAACCATTGTGATGGATAGTCAAATTCGTCTCTTGAGGTTTTATTGGGTATAATATCCAAATTACAATAATTTACAACCGCTTTTCTAACTTTTTCGTCTAACATTTTCTTATCCCCTTTTTACATAATATCCATTATATAGACGAAATTCAAGAATAAATTCGCATAAAAGTGAGTGTCAATTTTTGAGTATAAAAATGGTGCCAGCCACCAAAGGGGAGGGCGCTTGAAACATTATTTGTACAGTCTGTTAATTATTTCATTGCTTCCTTTAATTCCGATGTTATCTCTTGGGCATCTTGAGTGGCTCCGATACAAATAACCTCCGTAGACACGATGTCTCTGTGATCATATATATATTTGCCATTTTTATAATCCCTTGCACTATTGCTTGAACGACGGAAATCGGTAATTCGCTTTTCCAAGCCTCTGCCGGACTCAGTTGCACAACCAAAGCAAATTACGTTCCCTTTAGGATCCTTGAATCTGTAAAGTCCAAAAACACCTTTTAATTTTGATAAATCTGCGCTATCCAAAATACCTATCGGTTTCCAGCAATTATTCCATTCCGTAACCGTTTTACCATGAATTAGTATTTTCATGCTTTTTCTCCTTTTTCCTTTCATAATATTTCCAATTATTGAAAAAGTAAAGAGAGATCCTATATTTCTACATAATGCAACAAAAATGGTTGCAGACTTTGTAAAGTAAAAGCACCTAGCTTATTGACCAGGTGCTTTAGGGGGTAGGAAAAAGACTATTTGTCTTGTAATCGGTTTATAGCTGTTTGGTAATACTGCCGGTCAAATTCCCAGCACACATAATTTCGCTGGGATTGTTTGCATGCGACCGCAGTCGTTCCGCTTCCGCAGCAGCTGTCGAGGACGAGTTCGCCCGGGTTCGTGTAAGTTTGAATCAGGTAGTCAAATAGCGCTACCGGCTTTTGGGTTGGATGTAGGCCGCGCTCGCACTTGATTTCCAATAGCTGACGCGGATAATGTACGAAGCAGGTTTCTGTGTCATGGGATAGACTGTTGTCCATGCGGTAAACAGAGTCTCCATGGGCGGGAATCTTTTTGCCGTTTCTTTTGATTGGTTTGTCCAAAATAATTAGTCCCTGTGGATTGTAAGTGGGAAGGTGCTTGTAAAATACACACACTTCTTCAATACACCGCAGGGGCATTCTTTTGGCGTTGGCGAATCCGGTCGGCTGATTTTTGTACCAGTACCAGCAATACCGAAAAAGTTTTGGTTGACTGCTGATAAGCTGCGTCGTGAAAGGCTGGCATCCGGTTAAACAGATTGCACCGTGATCTTTGATGACTCTGAGATATTGTTCCCATAGTTGATCAAACGGCAAAAGGCTGTCCCAGCGACACCCCGTGATCCCATACGGGAGATCGGTGAGAATCATGTCTACACTGTGATCGGGCAGCCGGTGCATTCCGGCAATGCAGTCTTCGTTAAAAATATGATTGATATAGTTTTCCATGTGTAATCTCCTTTTTGTCAGAGACCCGCATGGCCTGCACTAAAAACGGTATAGAAAAAGGAGCTTCTTTTAAAAGCCCCTCTCTGCGAAATTCCGTAATTATATGTTAGCACACATTGATGCCGGAGTGATCATGAGAAGCTTTGAGTCATAAAGAGAAATGTCGAGAAATTGGGAGTGTTTTCAGTTTATCCAGCTAAAGACCTCTTGCGGAGATAAATCAGACAACTCTTTTAAAAGAGAATCTGCTTTTTGACTGACCCATCCGGCGTCACAGTATTCTGTATCGGCGGCAATTTCTTTCCATGCTGGACGACGCCCACTCCACTTTTCACGCTGACGCCGATCTTTCGGACCCATATATGCCAACTCTAGAATCCTTCGTTCAGCTCGTCCCAATGTCCCTAATGCCACTCGGCACCAGTCACGCTGTTCCTGTAGGCGAGAGATGCGCTTTTGACAGGATTCAATCTGCCGGTCAAAATAGACGGTATTATCCCGCATGGCTGCGTTTGCGGTTTGATCGCTGGTGCTGCCTTTTCCAGTTGGTAACCCAGAGAGGATGGGGGAGGAAAGAGAAAACTTTCCGCGCTCTTCCTGACAGTGCCTGATCGTTGCCAATTCTTCATCAATCATTTGAGGAATGTCGTAATATTTCTGCAAAAGTTTCTTGATCTGATCTGGCGTCATTGGTTCCATTCAAAACATTCCTCCTAATTTCAGTCTACAATAATTTCTCGGAAAGCCCATCCATTTGGACGGCAGTATTTTTCGATGAATAACCTTCGGCGGTATATGTAATCTCTTTGGAGCCTCCGTATAGCCTTTGATTTCGTTTCTATGGCTTCTATGGTTCCATTGCGGTAAGTTATGAGAAAGTCGGGAGTGTAACGCGCTGAGGGCAATTTTAGGCCGCAGTACTCGCTTTTCGGAAGCAACTCAAAACTTTTGTGTAACTCTATATCAATGATCTGCCCGCTTAGAATTTTCGGAAGGAGATCGGTTATGTAAAAGTTGCGTTCCAGCTGACTGTCAAATTCATCGGATCGTTTCGGTTTGCAGTGCTCTTTTTGCTCATTTTGCTTTTGACGTTCTTTTATTTGCCGTTCTAGTTCGGCACGGACAGCCGGACCAAGTTGACTTAAGTCGTCAATTCTCATGGAAAAACGTTTCTCCCATTTTGCATTTCTTTTTTGCGCCGAAGGAGTTCGGCCTGAATGATTTCAATTTCTGAATTGGCAGCGGATACCGATTCCTTTTTCCCAAGTTGCCGGTTAAAATTGAGCGCTTCTTTGAGACTATCAATGCGGTGCTGAAGCCTTTCAACAGGGAGTGTATGGTAATCAAGACTCATTTTTCATAACCTCCAATTTTGGCAGTATGTATTTTTCAAAATCCAGCCGTTCGCTGTCAGAGAGAGGACACCAGTCCGCAATCCCCTTCCAGTGTTTGTAGCGCTTATACAGCGGCAGAACGGCCGGGTGGTTGATATTGACCCGAAACCCATATGGATTGTGTTCCAACAGCAGCCCGGTTTCTGCCGGATCGTTATTATAAATCATGGGTCATTTCCTTCATACTGTTTTTAAGATATTCGTCCCAATCATTTGTTATTCCGTTTTGGGGCTGAGGGATTTCCTTCTGACCCTGTGACCTGGAAAGCCATGAATTAATAAATTTTTTGATCCCGCTTTTCGTCTTTCTGCGGCTTGGGTTGGTATCACACCAACCTTTCATTTTCCGAAATTCCTGTTTAATATCGACTGCTGGATATAACGCTCTCCATTCCTCAATCTGGCGTTCAGTAACCTGATATTCGGAATTATCACGAAGAATAAGAGAGATGAATGGAGGAGAGGCGGGTGAAACCGCTTTTGCGGTTGAACCTATCTGTTCTATACTCTTCTCTCCTTTACTCTTCTTTCCTTTACTTTGGGGATTAATTTGCAAATTAACGGCATTATTTTCTAAATTAACATTGGTTTTCTCTGAATTTACAGTTTTAAAGGTAACCTTATTAAGAATGCTGGTTGGAACGTCTTTTTTATCAGATGAATCCAGTAACCAGTATTCTTTTATGATCTGTATTTCTTCACGGGTAGATACTGCACGTATGTACCTGCGCTGGATACCCGCCGATGTCAAAATGCCGAACATCTGAAAAACCCCATTATTGAAAATGGAACGTCGCAGACACCCTTGCACCACCTGCGTTATGTTCTCGGGGACGATCCCACAACCGACAGCGTCAGCCATGAGGAGGCAGGAATCTTTGTCCCACACTTTGTAATATCCAGTCGTGCGATAAATATCGCACAATAGAGAGATCACAATTAGGATCCCTTTTGATCCGAATTCGGCTTTAATCAGCCGGATTTTATCATCTTGGAGAAAATCAACATCAAGAGGAAAATAATCAATCCCGTCCTTAGCAGGACGAGCCATAAGATCACCTCCCGAATAAGAGCCTGTACCACAATCCACCCACCCGGCTCTGTGCCTTGCCTTCTGCGAAAACGGTTATGGTTCTTTGACCTCTCCGGTTTCTTCGTCGACTTCAACGCTTTCCGCTTCGATGTATTCAGTAGGAACGCTGAACATATCGTCGGAAATCTCAGTCTTAATGGTTTCATCTGCTGACATTCCACGGACAAATTCGGTCTTTAATGGAGCATATTTGAGGGCACGTTTCAAAACAGTTTTCTTTGCCATTTCTTCAAAGTTGGTTGACCAGGGGGAATAGCTGCTGCTGTATGCTTTGCTGTATCGTTTAGCAAAGGCGCGTACGTCATCGACGCTCATTACTTCAAATCCATATCCGCCGTCTTTTGTCTTGAACATGCCGTAGAAATAAACAGCGTTTCCTTTGTCGGCGTCTTTGCACGGTACATGGTGAAGCTTTGGTTCAAGCCCCAATTCATAGTCGAATTCATCATGTTCGTAAACGGTGTGCGCTTGGATAACGCTGATTTGGCCGGATCTGTATGCAAGGTCAATTAACCCTTTATAGCCGAGTTGAAACTGGCATTCCAGAGTCCCGTGATTTTTATATGGAATCAGATAGGCTTGCCCTAAAGGGGTATTCGGTTCAACGCCGAGCTGTGCGGCAGTCATCATTGCGCCGAGGAAAGACTGCGGTGTTGTTGCTCCCAACTGCGGATTGGTAGAGAGAGCCGATAAAATAATTCTGGTAAAGCGTTCCGGCGTCAAAACGGAAGGAAGGGCTTTCTTGATTTCTCCCTGCATCTTTTGAATGTAGGTTTGAATAGTGTGCTTTTCGACTTTCGCGGTTGCTGTGCTTTCAGTAGCTTTTTGGATGGAGGTCATTTTGAATTCTCCTTTATATCAAATTTTCTGAATGTTGATTCTTTGAGATAGGAATGGAGGTCTATTTCCGGATGATCGGAAGCAAATTGTTTGAGATTAAAACTGCTCCTGGTTTGTGGCTTCCAGCTGACGGTATAATTTCTGCATATTCCTGACTCGCGCTCTCCAAGCTCACTTTGCAGCGCCTGTTTATATTGATTGAGTTCTTGCTGATAGGACTTAATGAGATCTTTGGTGCTGCAGTATTGCTGAATGAGGTTATTACAGGTCTGCAGATCTGCCGGCCCTTTTGCTGGATCACTGTTTTGAAAGATGGTTTCGAGTGTTTCACTGGTAGGGGGGAGGCCATCTACCGGAGGCGGTATATTTGGGACAACATATGTATTCCAGAAGTTGGATTCCGCTTTCATCAGCGCGTCAATCTCGGCTTGATCACGTTCGATCGTGAACCATTTGAATCCCTGTCCCAAAATCACGCATGCTAAATACCAGCGGTCCCATCCGGTCACGGCCAGATAATGAACGCACTGGACGTAATAGTTTTCCGGGAATTCTCCATTTTTGAACTTTTTAAGGTTCATAACATTGGTGGTCTTGCATTCCAGTCCTGCACGTTCCCCGACGACTGCGCGGTCAATGTTCGCATGGGCGAACGGAAATGACTTGCCGCGGAAAAAATCAGTCCGGCGCCGCACTCTTTTTCCGGTTTCTCCCATGAAACGGCTTGCAACATACTGCTCCAAGTCCCGACCTTGCCGCATGGCTTCGTTGTCCGGTTTGTCCGGAAGTTTACCGGTCTTATCCGCCCAAAGCATATATGGAGTCACATAATGGTTTAAACCAACAATGGCGGCGGCATCGGAACCACCGATTGACTTACGACGCTCAGACAACCATTGCTTGTGCGTTAACTTCAAAGCAGATACTCCCTTTCTATTGTGATGGGCATCCAGTTTCCGGAATAAAACCAATCGACTAGCGTTTTGACAAATTCCTGTCGGCAGTCGCCTATGTTTTCAGAGCAATCGAATGTGATTCCACAGCGAAGCATGGCATAGGGAAGAGCGTCATCTGCGGACACAGTCGTTCCTCTTTCTGGACCGATCCCTTTGTAAGCGACGATATTCCGCTTGACAAATCCTTTATTCTGCGGTACTTTTAAATTATCGGTAGCTTTGTTTTCCGCCCGAGTGTTGGTAGCGCTCTGGGCGGTATTTTTATATTCGGACATTAGTACATCTCCATTTTTAGTCTTTAGCTTTTTTAGCAGCGTTTCATTCAGACCCTGTGATTTTTGTAGTAGTTCTTGATATGCCTCTAAAACTTCTGTATTGTCGCTTTCCCGAGCGGCACTCAACGCGTCAATGGCTGCTTTTAAAATTTCTTTGTCATGCTCAAACACATTATCGGGTTCATTCTGGTCAATAAATGAATTTCGATCTTTTATCAGGTCTTTAAGGCCATCAATGATTTCAGGTGTTTCCATTGGATTTCCTCCTTATCACGTTCAAAATGTCAGCCGGATTATTTCCAGATGATCGACAAGCACAGATCAGTGCTTCCTTGAGTTCTGTGGTTGTCCATGTTTCTGGTTCATATTTTCTCAGGACGATACAATCACCATCCACAAAGATTTCCACCGAGTCACCATTTTTAATGCCGCGAGTCTTGCGGATTTCCTTCGGGATTACAATACGACCGAGATCGTCAATTCTGCGGACTATTCCTGTTGCTTTCATTAGTACCACCTCCATTCTTCACGATTTTGTGTTTTTTTGCGATCAATTTGCCTTTGCTCGTGAGCCCAATTACGAATGGCCTTTTTGCGGTAACATTCAATCGAGATTGCTTTGACGGCACGGATCGCAATTGTGATTACCGCGACGAGGCCGATATACTCAAATAGATTCATGCCGATTCCTCCTTTCTAAACTTGTCCTCTTCCGCTACCGGTGGTATTATTTGGGCGGGGAGGAGGTGATAAGAATGAGTGCACAAGCTAAAATACATTGTTTTAATTGCGGATATGATTATTATGCTTACAAATCTGAAATGCGCAAAGAACATGTTGTTAATTGTCCTCACTGTGGTGCTAAAATGGATGAGCACATGTGGGAGATGATTATCAATGCTGTCTGCGTAGTGGAC
This genomic window from Caproicibacterium sp. BJN0003 contains:
- a CDS encoding DUF1064 domain-containing protein, translated to MRIDDLSQLGPAVRAELERQIKERQKQNEQKEHCKPKRSDEFDSQLERNFYITDLLPKILSGQIIDIELHKSFELLPKSEYCGLKLPSARYTPDFLITYRNGTIEAIETKSKAIRRLQRDYIYRRRLFIEKYCRPNGWAFREIIVD
- a CDS encoding DNA-methyltransferase, whose translation is MENYINHIFNEDCIAGMHRLPDHSVDMILTDLPYGITGCRWDSLLPFDQLWEQYLRVIKDHGAICLTGCQPFTTQLISSQPKLFRYCWYWYKNQPTGFANAKRMPLRCIEEVCVFYKHLPTYNPQGLIILDKPIKRNGKKIPAHGDSVYRMDNSLSHDTETCFVHYPRQLLEIKCERGLHPTQKPVALFDYLIQTYTNPGELVLDSCCGSGTTAVACKQSQRNYVCWEFDRQYYQTAINRLQDK
- a CDS encoding DUF4373 domain-containing protein; translation: MARPAKDGIDYFPLDVDFLQDDKIRLIKAEFGSKGILIVISLLCDIYRTTGYYKVWDKDSCLLMADAVGCGIVPENITQVVQGCLRRSIFNNGVFQMFGILTSAGIQRRYIRAVSTREEIQIIKEYWLLDSSDKKDVPTSILNKVTFKTVNSEKTNVNLENNAVNLQINPQSKGKKSKGEKSIEQIGSTAKAVSPASPPFISLILRDNSEYQVTERQIEEWRALYPAVDIKQEFRKMKGWCDTNPSRRKTKSGIKKFINSWLSRSQGQKEIPQPQNGITNDWDEYLKNSMKEMTHDL
- a CDS encoding YqaJ viral recombinase family protein; translation: MKLTHKQWLSERRKSIGGSDAAAIVGLNHYVTPYMLWADKTGKLPDKPDNEAMRQGRDLEQYVASRFMGETGKRVRRRTDFFRGKSFPFAHANIDRAVVGERAGLECKTTNVMNLKKFKNGEFPENYYVQCVHYLAVTGWDRWYLACVILGQGFKWFTIERDQAEIDALMKAESNFWNTYVVPNIPPPVDGLPPTSETLETIFQNSDPAKGPADLQTCNNLIQQYCSTKDLIKSYQQELNQYKQALQSELGERESGICRNYTVSWKPQTRSSFNLKQFASDHPEIDLHSYLKESTFRKFDIKENSK
- a CDS encoding recombinase RecT gives rise to the protein MTSIQKATESTATAKVEKHTIQTYIQKMQGEIKKALPSVLTPERFTRIILSALSTNPQLGATTPQSFLGAMMTAAQLGVEPNTPLGQAYLIPYKNHGTLECQFQLGYKGLIDLAYRSGQISVIQAHTVYEHDEFDYELGLEPKLHHVPCKDADKGNAVYFYGMFKTKDGGYGFEVMSVDDVRAFAKRYSKAYSSSYSPWSTNFEEMAKKTVLKRALKYAPLKTEFVRGMSADETIKTEISDDMFSVPTEYIEAESVEVDEETGEVKEP